The following proteins are encoded in a genomic region of Sorangiineae bacterium MSr12523:
- a CDS encoding helix-turn-helix transcriptional regulator, translated as MHSQPVVNGDGNNGNGEGNERGAGVLSFGPFRLYVRARRLERDGQVVRIGSRAIDILVALTERAGDVLTRDELIAYVWPDVAVEESGLRVQIAGLRKALGDGQNGARYVTNVPGRGYTFVAPVSRIDAPVSADGPDVPSAPSAIPTSRAASRPGLPARFDRILGRDAAIREVSEQLLSRRFVSIVGPGGMGKTTVAVAVAHAMLPGFEGDVCFVDLGSLSDPRHVLLGVASALGLTAHGDDVAARLVAFLGDRRVLLVLDSCEHVMEAIAPIAERLRGQTAGVHILATSREALRVEGEHVYRLAALETPPERPEGDERDARSGVTAAEVLKFPAVQLFVERAIAGGVDISLSDDDAPVVADICRRLDGIALAIEFAAGRVGAFGIRGTASLLKNRFKLLWHGRRTALPRHRTLRALLDWSYDLLSDVERHVLRRLSVFVGFFSLDGVAALAEDAEGEHAVHTLSSLVEKSLVSMDAGGEEGARYRLLDTVRDYALAKLHEANEYDAAAKLHAIYMSTTLERENRAILSGRANTLAQYVGNVRVALNWAFSDTGSPETGTRLAAAATTMFLESSLLTECRQWGEIALNALHEADRGTRREMNLRAALAVAAMFSHGNSPEVRAGLARALELAEAVDDPYEQLRLLGAIHILCTRTAELREALVVAERSVEVSKRLMTPAATIVSSWMMGTTLHLLGAHEDAERYCRTTVDPSTVPKSAAMLHFGFDHRIRTLVVIARTRWLLGYPEEAFQVATRTIREAEELGQPTTVAIALIWMSSVFVWRGDHDVAADILERLAKYAEKHSLGPYRPTALALQAELAIKRGDFSVVEALRHNMDVLHAERHELLQTVFSTALAEGLAGLGQFDSALRTIDPALEMTDRNGRASYDLPEVLRVKGHLLVSKPAPDDAEGERYLLEALEAAKRQKALGWELRAAMTLARFWASRGRAAEARELVASVYGRFSQGFQTADLLAAKALLSEL; from the coding sequence ATGCATTCGCAGCCAGTCGTGAACGGGGATGGGAACAATGGGAACGGCGAAGGCAACGAACGAGGCGCGGGCGTGCTCTCGTTCGGTCCCTTCCGCCTGTACGTGCGTGCGCGTCGCCTCGAACGCGACGGGCAGGTCGTCCGAATCGGCAGCCGCGCGATCGACATCCTCGTTGCATTGACCGAGCGAGCCGGCGACGTCCTCACGCGGGACGAGCTCATCGCGTACGTCTGGCCCGACGTTGCGGTCGAAGAGAGCGGCCTTCGCGTGCAGATCGCCGGGCTTCGCAAGGCGCTCGGCGATGGGCAAAACGGCGCGCGGTACGTGACGAACGTTCCCGGGCGCGGGTACACCTTCGTCGCCCCGGTCTCTCGCATCGATGCGCCCGTCAGCGCCGATGGCCCGGACGTACCCTCCGCCCCGTCCGCTATTCCCACATCCCGCGCGGCCTCTCGCCCCGGCCTCCCCGCCCGATTCGACCGGATCCTCGGTAGAGACGCTGCCATCCGCGAGGTCTCCGAGCAGCTCCTGTCACGACGCTTCGTTAGCATCGTCGGGCCCGGTGGCATGGGAAAGACGACCGTCGCCGTCGCGGTCGCGCACGCGATGCTGCCCGGATTCGAGGGCGACGTGTGCTTCGTCGATCTGGGATCGCTCTCCGATCCGCGTCACGTCTTGCTCGGGGTGGCGTCGGCCCTCGGGCTCACGGCGCATGGTGACGACGTGGCCGCGCGCCTCGTCGCATTCCTCGGAGATCGCCGCGTGCTGCTCGTTCTCGACAGCTGCGAGCACGTCATGGAGGCGATTGCGCCGATTGCGGAACGACTCCGTGGTCAGACCGCCGGTGTGCATATTTTGGCCACCAGTCGCGAGGCGCTCCGCGTCGAGGGAGAGCACGTTTACCGGCTCGCCGCGCTGGAGACGCCGCCCGAGCGCCCCGAAGGCGATGAGCGGGACGCACGAAGCGGAGTCACCGCGGCGGAGGTCCTGAAATTCCCCGCCGTGCAACTCTTCGTCGAGCGTGCGATCGCGGGCGGTGTGGATATTTCGTTATCGGACGACGATGCGCCGGTGGTGGCAGACATTTGCCGGCGCCTCGATGGCATTGCGCTCGCCATCGAATTTGCCGCGGGGCGCGTCGGCGCCTTTGGGATTCGCGGAACGGCATCGCTGCTCAAGAATCGGTTCAAGCTTCTGTGGCACGGACGTCGAACGGCGCTTCCGCGGCATCGCACGCTGCGGGCGCTGCTCGATTGGAGCTACGACCTTCTGAGCGACGTCGAACGGCACGTGCTTCGCCGGCTCTCGGTGTTCGTCGGGTTCTTCTCGCTCGATGGAGTTGCGGCCCTCGCGGAGGATGCGGAGGGTGAGCACGCGGTTCACACCTTGAGCAGCCTCGTGGAAAAGTCCCTCGTCTCCATGGACGCGGGCGGCGAGGAAGGTGCGCGCTACCGGCTTCTCGATACGGTTCGCGATTATGCGCTCGCCAAACTTCACGAGGCGAACGAATACGATGCGGCGGCCAAGCTCCACGCTATTTACATGAGCACGACATTGGAGCGTGAGAATCGAGCCATTCTCAGCGGTCGCGCGAATACGCTCGCGCAGTACGTGGGCAATGTGCGCGTGGCCCTGAATTGGGCTTTCTCGGATACGGGAAGCCCCGAAACGGGGACCAGGCTCGCGGCGGCCGCAACGACGATGTTCCTGGAGTCTTCTCTTTTGACGGAATGTCGCCAGTGGGGCGAAATCGCCTTGAATGCGCTGCACGAGGCCGATCGTGGAACGCGTCGTGAGATGAACCTGCGGGCAGCGCTGGCCGTCGCGGCGATGTTCTCGCATGGCAACAGCCCCGAGGTTCGCGCCGGGCTGGCCCGCGCCCTCGAGCTGGCGGAGGCGGTGGACGATCCGTACGAGCAACTGCGCTTGCTCGGCGCGATCCACATTCTTTGCACGCGGACGGCGGAGCTGCGCGAGGCGCTGGTCGTGGCCGAGCGCAGCGTCGAAGTGTCGAAGCGGCTGATGACCCCCGCAGCGACCATCGTGTCCAGTTGGATGATGGGCACGACCTTGCACCTCCTGGGTGCTCACGAAGACGCAGAACGGTATTGCAGAACGACGGTCGATCCTTCCACCGTGCCGAAAAGCGCGGCGATGCTTCATTTCGGATTCGACCACCGCATTCGGACATTGGTGGTCATTGCACGAACGCGTTGGCTGCTTGGATATCCGGAGGAAGCATTCCAGGTGGCGACCCGCACGATCCGTGAGGCGGAGGAGCTCGGGCAGCCCACCACGGTGGCCATTGCGTTGATCTGGATGTCGTCCGTATTCGTATGGCGAGGCGATCACGACGTGGCGGCGGACATTCTCGAACGGCTTGCCAAGTACGCCGAGAAGCACTCCCTCGGTCCCTATCGTCCCACGGCGCTGGCCCTGCAGGCGGAGCTCGCGATCAAGCGCGGAGACTTCTCCGTGGTGGAGGCGCTGCGTCACAATATGGACGTCCTTCACGCGGAACGGCACGAGCTTCTGCAGACGGTATTTTCCACGGCGCTTGCCGAAGGACTCGCCGGTCTCGGCCAGTTCGATAGCGCGCTGAGGACGATTGACCCGGCGCTCGAGATGACCGATCGAAACGGCCGCGCGTCGTACGATCTGCCGGAAGTTCTGCGGGTGAAGGGCCATTTGCTCGTGTCGAAGCCCGCGCCGGACGACGCGGAAGGGGAGCGCTATCTGCTCGAGGCGTTGGAGGCGGCGAAGCGTCAAAAGGCCCTTGGCTGGGAGCTCCGCGCGGCGATGACGCTGGCGCGCTTTTGGGCGAGCCGCGGGCGCGCCGCCGAAGCCCGAGAGCTCGTCGCGTCCGTTTACGGGCGGTTCTCGCAGGGGTTTCAAACTGCGGATCTCCTCGCCGCGAAGGCCCTTCTTTCGGAACTGTGA
- a CDS encoding hemerythrin domain-containing protein — protein sequence MDSAQTDTGAVLETRLVHKVHRRATALLVDAARLPSTPASALAELRDFIVDHLSLHHEREDDSLWPLISSLAPEVRADLVALSEEHERLALVLEALDGLDIARGGDRTVLIEMAVALRDAIRDHLDREEAVLFPALRAHVSEDMWRELVRKVRAAGPPPNGMHLMIGFFDQVGTAEELHHMLSSFPPHRQPLIPALREQAKAAFAGLESSVSLDRMSDVETGDATGR from the coding sequence ATGGACTCCGCGCAGACCGACACCGGCGCCGTTCTCGAAACGCGCCTTGTCCACAAAGTTCATCGTCGGGCGACGGCATTGCTCGTTGACGCGGCGCGGCTCCCTTCGACGCCTGCCTCGGCGCTTGCGGAGCTTCGTGACTTCATTGTCGACCATCTCAGCCTCCACCACGAGCGGGAAGACGATTCACTGTGGCCCCTCATCTCGAGCCTTGCTCCCGAAGTGAGGGCCGACTTGGTCGCGCTCAGCGAAGAGCACGAGCGGCTCGCGCTCGTTCTGGAGGCTCTGGACGGATTGGACATTGCTCGTGGCGGCGACCGCACCGTCCTCATCGAGATGGCGGTGGCACTGCGCGATGCGATTCGCGATCATCTCGATCGCGAAGAGGCGGTGCTCTTTCCGGCGCTCAGGGCCCACGTGTCGGAAGATATGTGGCGGGAGCTCGTGCGAAAGGTCCGAGCGGCGGGCCCGCCGCCAAATGGTATGCACCTCATGATCGGCTTTTTCGACCAGGTGGGGACCGCCGAGGAGCTCCATCACATGCTCAGCTCCTTTCCACCGCATCGTCAGCCGCTCATCCCCGCGCTGCGCGAGCAGGCCAAGGCCGCGTTCGCCGGCCTGGAATCGTCCGTGTCGCTAGATCGTATGTCCGACGTCGAGACGGGCGATGCGACCGGCCGGTGA
- a CDS encoding nuclear transport factor 2 family protein, with amino-acid sequence MHPNDLQEPELPEPVAAFIRAVNAGDLGALVDTFADQALVNDELREYWDKRSITEWAEREVITQHLVMRVAKIVRNHDHTVVAATVDGSFDKRGLPDPLIVTFYFSCRDDRLVQLLILRNEPDQ; translated from the coding sequence ATGCACCCAAACGACCTGCAAGAGCCCGAGCTACCTGAGCCCGTCGCAGCCTTCATTCGCGCGGTGAATGCGGGAGATCTCGGCGCGCTGGTCGACACCTTCGCCGACCAAGCTTTGGTCAACGACGAACTTCGCGAGTATTGGGATAAGCGCTCGATCACGGAGTGGGCGGAGCGGGAGGTCATCACGCAGCACCTCGTGATGCGCGTGGCCAAGATCGTTCGCAATCACGACCACACGGTCGTTGCGGCCACGGTCGATGGGAGCTTCGACAAGCGTGGCCTGCCCGATCCGCTGATCGTCACCTTCTATTTTTCATGTCGAGATGACCGGCTCGTCCAGCTGCTCATCCTGCGCAACGAGCCCGATCAATGA